Proteins encoded in a region of the Armatimonadota bacterium genome:
- a CDS encoding ATP-binding cassette domain-containing protein, translating to MPAVEVSHLRKVYVSHKKTPGVLGAIKGLVTRERTEVEAVKDISFSVEAGEFVGFLGPNGAGKTTTLKMLTGILYPSSGSATVLGYRPTDRKIEMLKRLTLLMGNKMQLWWDLPAWDGFLVLKEIYEVPDAAFKSRVEHLIEILDLSEKINVQVRKLSLGERMKCELVAALLHAPEVVFLDEPTLGLDVVSQKRVRDFLRELHRQDGSTILLTSHYMQDVAELCHRVIVIDHGSLVFDGTLDALSHRFGNERRIRLHLEGDASQEILEKLGKVISNEEGEAVLEVPADRVATVTGRALKELSVVDLKIEEVDIEDVVRRLFTSVEEPLAQESG from the coding sequence ATGCCCGCGGTCGAAGTAAGCCACCTGCGCAAGGTCTACGTTTCGCACAAGAAGACGCCTGGGGTTCTAGGCGCCATCAAGGGGCTGGTCACCCGGGAGCGCACCGAAGTCGAGGCCGTCAAGGACATCTCCTTCTCAGTGGAGGCCGGGGAGTTTGTTGGCTTCCTGGGGCCGAACGGCGCCGGCAAGACGACAACGCTCAAGATGCTTACAGGCATCCTCTATCCCAGCTCGGGCTCGGCCACAGTGCTCGGCTACCGGCCGACGGACCGAAAGATCGAAATGCTCAAGCGGCTGACCCTGCTGATGGGCAACAAGATGCAGCTTTGGTGGGACCTGCCGGCATGGGACGGCTTTCTGGTGCTGAAAGAGATCTATGAGGTGCCCGACGCCGCGTTCAAGTCCCGCGTCGAGCACCTGATCGAGATTCTCGATCTGAGCGAGAAGATTAACGTGCAAGTTCGCAAGCTTAGCCTTGGCGAGAGAATGAAATGCGAGCTGGTCGCAGCGCTGCTTCACGCCCCAGAAGTGGTGTTTCTCGATGAACCAACTTTGGGCCTCGACGTGGTCAGCCAAAAACGCGTGCGCGACTTCTTGAGGGAGCTGCATCGGCAGGATGGTTCCACGATTTTGCTCACGAGCCACTACATGCAGGACGTTGCCGAGCTCTGCCACCGCGTGATCGTGATCGACCACGGGAGCCTCGTGTTCGACGGAACGCTCGACGCCCTCTCGCACCGATTCGGCAACGAGCGCCGGATTCGGCTCCACCTGGAGGGAGACGCAAGCCAGGAGATTCTCGAAAAGCTCGGCAAGGTGATCTCGAACGAAGAGGGCGAGGCCGTGCTGGAAGTTCCGGCCGATCGCGTTGCTACAGTCACCGGCCGCGCGCTGAAGGAGCTTTCGGTTGTGGATTTGAAGATCGAGGAGGTGGATATCGAGGACGTGGTCCGCAGGCTCTTCACCTCAGTCGAAGAGCCCCTTGCCCAGGAATCTGGCTGA
- a CDS encoding phosphatidate cytidylyltransferase, translating into MKHRVATALIGIPVVLACVFLASPWPLFALTVLATLSGSWELTKFTPKERYPFPLFGLVLMLLLAGLLAQELPGWTAQSFYLRNLGLLAAGFFGAFLLTTAYATRLAKEAASLWVAAPLASLVLLKADAAATATSAWNWTDPALLALAPLWAGDTAAMLVGKKWGKHKLAPKISPGKSVEGAIANLAACLAVGVLAASLTQRGPLLGLSCGLACGVLGQLGDLFESYLKRSAGLKDSGAILPGHGGVLDRIDSLLASAPAVVAVVLFWPE; encoded by the coding sequence GTGAAGCATCGAGTCGCCACGGCTCTCATCGGCATTCCGGTGGTGCTTGCCTGCGTCTTCCTCGCTTCTCCCTGGCCCCTCTTCGCCCTGACGGTCCTCGCAACGCTTTCCGGGTCTTGGGAATTGACCAAGTTCACACCCAAGGAACGCTATCCATTTCCGCTCTTCGGCCTGGTTCTGATGCTGCTTCTTGCCGGACTGTTGGCGCAGGAGTTGCCGGGGTGGACAGCTCAGAGCTTCTACCTTCGAAACCTTGGGCTCTTGGCGGCCGGGTTCTTTGGGGCGTTCTTGCTCACCACGGCGTATGCCACTCGCCTGGCGAAGGAAGCGGCCTCGCTCTGGGTGGCGGCGCCCTTGGCGAGCCTGGTGCTTCTCAAAGCTGATGCCGCCGCAACGGCGACTTCGGCGTGGAACTGGACCGATCCGGCCCTCCTTGCCCTCGCGCCGCTTTGGGCGGGCGACACGGCCGCGATGCTCGTTGGAAAGAAATGGGGCAAGCACAAGCTCGCGCCAAAGATCTCCCCAGGAAAATCCGTCGAAGGCGCGATCGCCAATCTGGCCGCGTGCCTGGCCGTGGGGGTGCTTGCCGCCTCGCTCACCCAGCGCGGCCCGTTGCTGGGCCTCTCGTGCGGACTGGCGTGCGGCGTTTTGGGTCAGTTGGGCGACCTCTTCGAGAGCTATCTCAAGCGGTCCGCCGGGCTCAAAGATAGCGGCGCCATTCTTCCGGGACATGGCGGCGTGCTCGACCGAATTGACTCTTTGCTCGCCTCCGCTCCGGCGGTCGTGGCCGTGGTCCTGTTTTGGCCCGAGTAG
- a CDS encoding PKD domain-containing protein gives MKKHIVLALALSSGLAAAQTIYNPVRSVKDQSIALKAWGSGSIAETDEAAFEGITSVRVSTRNYFQGGVMTLANPVDVGTAFGDKNNMLRFAIRIADSSQTFGGGPAGPGPGAAGIPGRPPGGGGKGGPGGDAGVPGGAGGALGGGASTAPETLKNLRIILTTEDGKRSEVYLPIGTAAAGERQWKLVAIPLQAIAGLSDTNKKISAVAFAGDATTTFYVGEVRVINDSTPISCDTTYHDLNLALGDEITLTGTGYGGASVLRYMWDFDAGDGIQIDAEGQAVKRKFRKPGTYMVTLTVVDVFNLKKASTSTIKIVVNP, from the coding sequence ATGAAGAAACACATTGTGTTGGCATTGGCTTTGTCCTCTGGACTGGCCGCGGCGCAGACGATCTACAATCCCGTTCGCTCGGTCAAGGACCAATCCATCGCGCTCAAGGCCTGGGGAAGCGGATCGATCGCGGAAACCGATGAGGCGGCGTTTGAAGGGATCACGTCCGTTCGAGTTTCCACGCGTAACTACTTCCAGGGCGGCGTGATGACGCTGGCCAATCCGGTGGATGTTGGCACTGCGTTTGGCGACAAGAACAACATGCTCCGCTTCGCAATCCGGATCGCCGACTCCAGCCAGACCTTTGGAGGCGGGCCCGCCGGTCCCGGACCCGGCGCAGCGGGAATCCCTGGCCGCCCTCCGGGTGGAGGTGGTAAGGGTGGGCCGGGCGGTGATGCCGGCGTACCCGGTGGCGCGGGAGGCGCCCTGGGCGGAGGCGCGAGCACCGCGCCGGAGACTCTCAAGAACCTGCGCATCATCCTGACCACCGAAGACGGCAAGCGCAGCGAGGTCTACCTGCCGATCGGCACGGCCGCCGCGGGTGAGCGCCAGTGGAAGCTGGTCGCCATACCTTTGCAGGCGATCGCGGGACTCTCCGACACCAACAAGAAGATCTCGGCGGTCGCCTTCGCCGGCGACGCGACGACAACCTTCTATGTTGGCGAAGTCAGGGTAATCAACGACTCGACGCCCATTTCCTGCGACACGACCTACCATGACCTGAACCTCGCGTTGGGCGATGAGATCACGCTCACCGGCACCGGTTACGGCGGCGCGAGCGTGCTGCGATACATGTGGGACTTCGATGCCGGCGATGGCATCCAGATCGACGCCGAGGGCCAGGCGGTGAAGCGTAAGTTCCGAAAGCCGGGCACCTACATGGTCACGCTGACGGTCGTGGACGTCTTCAACCTCAAGAAGGCGAGCACCAGCACGATCAAAATCGTCGTCAACCCCTAG
- a CDS encoding PEP-CTERM sorting domain-containing protein produces MKRMLLAVGMLGAAIGAQAAIFNTVLKGTDGAHAAAILTEIENTPTYEYMLDVDNFELSNSVAMTGDIQWTYDADSPVAFKGVWLTLTGTIRADGPAEHCVLEFVAGEEINRYDGSGNLETGKIVDATFNDTRGTGSVIEEAWSATFYMPFEEYAPGGPATTAAHFRARKDILYFSVAYGTATVTSIQQRYDPVPEPASLAVVGLGLLGVLRRKAR; encoded by the coding sequence ATGAAACGCATGCTATTGGCGGTGGGCATGCTTGGTGCCGCTATTGGCGCCCAAGCGGCCATCTTCAACACCGTGCTCAAGGGAACCGACGGCGCACATGCCGCCGCTATCTTGACCGAGATCGAAAACACGCCAACCTATGAGTACATGCTGGACGTGGACAACTTCGAGCTGTCCAACTCGGTCGCCATGACCGGCGACATCCAGTGGACCTACGATGCCGACAGCCCTGTCGCCTTCAAGGGCGTCTGGCTTACCCTGACGGGAACGATCCGCGCCGACGGCCCGGCCGAGCACTGTGTGCTGGAGTTCGTGGCTGGCGAAGAGATCAACCGCTATGACGGCAGCGGCAATCTCGAGACCGGCAAGATCGTGGACGCAACGTTTAACGATACGCGCGGCACCGGCAGCGTGATCGAGGAAGCGTGGTCGGCGACCTTCTATATGCCGTTCGAGGAGTACGCACCCGGCGGACCTGCGACAACGGCTGCGCATTTCCGAGCACGCAAGGACATTCTGTACTTCAGCGTGGCCTACGGCACGGCGACCGTGACCTCGATCCAGCAGCGATACGATCCGGTTCCCGAACCGGCCTCGCTCGCGGTGGTTGGACTTGGCCTCCTGGGTGTGCTTCGACGCAAGGCCCGGTAG
- a CDS encoding RecX family transcriptional regulator, translating to MGSEDQRALALALKMLHASDKFEAEIVARLEREGCPEPAIAYALAWVREKRLVDDARLSHESVAKLLSSGAGPDIARQKLLSRGAPESVLEDALAEGDDDRQIEGIRTLLGKKLRPLSTRAQMARALASRGFEERLIEPELDRVFGELSEPRMVGDTEDTI from the coding sequence GTGGGTTCCGAAGATCAACGAGCGCTTGCTCTTGCGCTGAAGATGCTGCACGCTTCGGACAAGTTCGAGGCCGAGATCGTGGCGCGTTTGGAAAGAGAGGGCTGTCCCGAACCCGCGATAGCCTACGCCTTGGCCTGGGTAAGGGAGAAACGGCTCGTGGATGACGCGAGGTTGAGCCACGAGTCGGTTGCGAAGCTGCTGTCCTCAGGCGCTGGCCCCGACATCGCTCGCCAGAAGTTGCTGTCCCGTGGAGCACCTGAATCCGTCCTTGAAGACGCCCTCGCCGAAGGAGACGATGACCGTCAGATCGAGGGCATTCGGACTCTTCTCGGAAAAAAGCTGAGGCCGCTTTCGACCCGGGCGCAGATGGCTCGGGCGCTGGCGTCGCGCGGCTTCGAGGAGCGTCTGATCGAGCCGGAGCTGGATCGGGTGTTTGGCGAGTTGTCGGAGCCCCGTATGGTAGGAGACACGGAAGATACGATCTGA
- a CDS encoding response regulator transcription factor: MLRDGLLSVVGSIPQVEIVAADGRMRSIAALAGIGQVDVVVVPSDTLASADVSALQTLRVPKGPRMVAITAQGSLPLNGQRLFDAFVPRSAGAHGLRSTLGNLRLAPRRADFGGAEPAHSNGSTRLTKREHQVAQLIGKGMPNRKIAEVLGIREQSVKNLVSVLLKKLECENRVQVALQLTRL, translated from the coding sequence ATGTTGCGCGACGGCCTGTTGAGCGTAGTGGGCTCGATCCCGCAGGTGGAAATCGTGGCAGCAGATGGGCGAATGCGAAGCATCGCGGCGCTTGCCGGAATCGGGCAGGTGGATGTCGTGGTGGTTCCCAGTGATACGCTTGCGAGCGCCGACGTTTCGGCGCTCCAGACGCTACGCGTGCCAAAGGGGCCGAGGATGGTCGCGATTACGGCTCAAGGGAGCCTCCCCTTGAATGGCCAGCGGCTTTTTGATGCGTTCGTACCGCGTAGCGCGGGCGCGCATGGACTGCGTTCGACGCTTGGCAACCTGCGCCTGGCGCCCCGCCGCGCCGATTTTGGCGGCGCTGAGCCGGCGCATTCCAACGGTTCAACCCGGCTGACCAAGCGCGAGCACCAAGTGGCTCAACTCATAGGCAAAGGGATGCCCAACCGCAAGATCGCCGAGGTCCTTGGCATTCGCGAGCAAAGCGTGAAGAACTTGGTGAGCGTGCTGCTGAAAAAGCTGGAATGCGAAAATCGGGTTCAAGTGGCCTTGCAATTGACTCGGCTTTAG
- the recA gene encoding recombinase RecA, translating into MADIGGGTEKSRALDSALHQIEKQFGKGAIMRLGDQERERIAVISTGSLSLDAALGVGGIPRGRITEIYGTESSGKTTLALHTVAEAQRAGGLALFVDAEHALDTEYARALGVDVDRLYVAQPTSGEEALEIMEAIIRSGAVDIVVLDSVAALVPKAEIEGEMGDSFVGIQARMMSQALRKLGGSINKSNTAAVFINQLREKIGVMYGNPETTPGGRALKFWASVRLEVRRGDTLKVGTDIFGARTKVKVVKNKVAPPFKAVEFDILFGKGISRSGDLLDCAVAKGIVSRSGTYFNYGETRLGQGRDNARTFLDENPTIFTEIDMALRSMMQASAVAAVAGESLEEAEVE; encoded by the coding sequence ATGGCAGACATTGGCGGCGGCACAGAGAAGTCACGGGCGCTCGATTCGGCGCTTCATCAGATTGAAAAGCAGTTCGGCAAAGGCGCGATCATGCGGCTCGGCGACCAGGAGAGGGAAAGGATAGCCGTGATCTCAACGGGTTCGCTGAGCCTCGATGCGGCGCTTGGTGTCGGCGGCATCCCCAGAGGGAGAATCACCGAAATCTATGGGACGGAGTCCAGCGGCAAGACGACCCTCGCCCTGCACACGGTTGCCGAGGCTCAAAGGGCGGGAGGGCTGGCGCTGTTCGTCGACGCTGAACACGCGCTTGACACGGAGTACGCAAGGGCGCTGGGAGTGGACGTCGACCGGCTCTATGTGGCACAGCCCACTTCCGGCGAGGAAGCGCTCGAAATCATGGAGGCCATCATTCGATCCGGCGCTGTGGATATCGTTGTTCTCGACTCGGTTGCGGCGCTCGTGCCCAAGGCTGAAATCGAGGGCGAGATGGGGGATTCTTTTGTTGGTATCCAGGCTCGCATGATGTCGCAAGCGCTAAGAAAGCTCGGCGGAAGCATCAACAAGTCGAACACCGCCGCAGTCTTCATCAACCAGCTTCGCGAGAAGATCGGCGTCATGTACGGCAACCCCGAGACCACCCCCGGCGGACGGGCGCTCAAATTCTGGGCCTCGGTTCGACTGGAGGTGCGCCGTGGCGACACGCTAAAGGTCGGCACCGACATCTTCGGCGCGCGCACGAAAGTCAAGGTGGTCAAGAACAAGGTCGCACCGCCCTTTAAAGCCGTCGAGTTCGACATTCTGTTCGGCAAGGGCATTTCGAGGTCCGGCGACCTTCTCGATTGCGCGGTGGCCAAGGGCATCGTAAGCCGCTCTGGCACTTACTTCAACTACGGCGAGACTCGGCTGGGCCAGGGTCGCGACAACGCGCGCACTTTCCTCGACGAGAACCCGACCATCTTCACGGAGATCGACATGGCGCTTCGCTCGATGATGCAGGCGAGCGCCGTGGCGGCCGTCGCGGGTGAGAGCCTGGAAGAGGCCGAAGTCGAGTAG
- a CDS encoding PEP-CTERM sorting domain-containing protein — MKRTIKTLALLGVAGATQAMTFNIISVTGTGSAGWNCAPFGSNGYEFSLPDDFIVGQSLTRFVDIHFQVTATAGFAIDHVYVSPVGSVRNGDISIVAKHYAGPQTYSSYDAAGGSIVGASGGDMPFAPIDSFFDVFVSIDLSTTNASNPTPYSKVTDITFQYTESLVPEPAALATLGLGISALFIRNRKRR, encoded by the coding sequence ATGAAAAGGACGATAAAGACATTGGCCCTCTTGGGCGTGGCTGGGGCTACCCAGGCCATGACCTTCAACATCATTTCCGTAACCGGTACAGGAAGCGCCGGATGGAATTGCGCACCCTTTGGCTCGAACGGCTACGAGTTCTCGCTGCCTGACGATTTCATCGTGGGGCAGAGCCTGACTCGGTTCGTGGACATCCATTTTCAGGTGACGGCGACAGCCGGCTTTGCCATCGACCATGTGTACGTGTCGCCCGTGGGGTCCGTTCGTAACGGCGACATCTCGATCGTGGCGAAGCACTATGCCGGGCCGCAGACCTATTCCAGCTATGACGCCGCTGGTGGTTCGATCGTAGGGGCGAGCGGAGGCGACATGCCTTTCGCGCCGATCGATTCGTTCTTCGATGTTTTCGTGAGCATCGATCTGAGCACCACCAACGCCTCCAACCCAACACCGTATTCCAAGGTTACGGACATCACGTTCCAATACACGGAGTCCTTGGTCCCTGAGCCGGCCGCACTGGCTACCCTGGGACTCGGGATCTCCGCTTTGTTCATTCGCAATCGCAAAAGGAGATAA
- the sigH gene encoding RNA polymerase sporulation sigma factor SigH, giving the protein MNCFGTMQDEDVVVLAKRGSLAATEFLITRYRPLVENKAKAYFVIGADHDDVVQEGMIGLYKAIRDFRSDRLSKFRPFAELCVTRQIITAVKTATRQKHVPLNAYVSLNRSLSTEMADGSLLDVLPDQGVESAEQNMLANKLPEDLPEVAKHVLSALESCVLNCYLDGMSYREMSAELKCHTKSIDNALQRVKRKIGVLLRD; this is encoded by the coding sequence ATGAACTGTTTCGGAACCATGCAGGACGAGGACGTTGTCGTCCTCGCCAAACGGGGCAGCCTGGCTGCGACCGAGTTCCTCATCACGCGCTACCGCCCGCTCGTCGAGAACAAGGCAAAGGCGTATTTTGTCATCGGCGCCGACCATGACGACGTGGTGCAGGAGGGCATGATCGGCCTTTACAAGGCGATTCGCGACTTCCGAAGCGACCGGCTCAGCAAGTTTCGGCCCTTTGCCGAGCTCTGTGTGACTCGGCAGATCATCACGGCCGTCAAGACCGCCACCCGGCAGAAGCACGTTCCTTTGAACGCTTACGTCTCGCTCAACCGGTCGCTGAGCACGGAGATGGCAGACGGGTCGCTGCTCGACGTGCTGCCGGACCAAGGGGTCGAGAGCGCCGAGCAGAACATGCTCGCCAACAAACTGCCTGAGGACCTTCCCGAAGTGGCCAAGCACGTGCTGAGCGCCCTCGAAAGCTGCGTGCTCAACTGCTACCTCGACGGCATGTCCTATCGCGAGATGAGCGCCGAGCTCAAGTGCCATACCAAGTCCATCGACAACGCTCTCCAGCGCGTCAAGCGAAAAATCGGCGTCCTGCTCCGGGACTAG
- a CDS encoding extracellular solute-binding protein, with translation MRRTGLALLVALAGLGFSQAHKPILIRMMAGPSWGVPPKEVADPRSQARRAVFEEFQRQNPGVRVVNAGGLELTGDRLESAFLMAMAGDTAPDVFYVNFRQYYNYNDQGFARPLDDLIAGDPASVGRMNPLIEKVLRSYDGKIYAMPWYQVAQALYYRKDHFAEAGLDPDRPPQTWEEFYEYGKRLCESRSGRSGFVFSKGMGGRAYWWSNFVWQAGGEVVVPSTSPLEGEVAERRESKTPRLTGPGEGVPTGAQQGVWKAAVATPAGAKALDFYRKLVTETWKGKNGKTYGPVATLSSNWSQDVADGKVSMWFSYTNDVLLTMSDLNPSLLGVAALPAGPAGRANEINAGMWAINANVKDPKKLEACWKFIQFFAGDEAARINTKMFVELGLGNLVSPTWLKKFGYADLAAQVDPGYQKANEDVFKTGHPEPYGRNCQQVYTILDNALDMAVVDPNRPSLDILKAVSQEMDRKLLGYTPPDLLERQRAMAKWILGLLFFGGLGFGVWGWLKSRGAQKEVVERLAAGTNRVRVWRFVMLCLLPAGLSVLVWSYYPLGRGLTIAFQDYRILGGSKWVGLDNFVSVFTQPIFWRALLNSFIYVALTIAIGFFLPILLALALNEIPRFKVFFRTVFYLPAMTSGIVIAFLWRQFYDKAETGLLNTLINVPGAFLNDHFGTHFDLAKYDWLGDPKLAMFAVVLPGIWAGAGPGSILYLAALKNISEERYEAADLDGANWRQKIRYITLPGLKPLILINLLGVFIAGFKAMENVFVLTGGGPLYSTHTIGLEIWTNAFMFLKFGYATAAAWVMGAILIGFTLVQIRSLMNVKFGTAKV, from the coding sequence ATGCGGCGAACGGGCCTCGCACTCCTGGTGGCGCTTGCCGGGTTGGGATTCAGCCAAGCCCATAAGCCCATCCTCATCCGGATGATGGCCGGCCCGAGCTGGGGCGTGCCCCCAAAGGAGGTTGCCGACCCCAGGTCCCAGGCCCGACGCGCCGTCTTCGAGGAATTTCAGAGACAGAACCCGGGTGTAAGGGTGGTCAACGCGGGCGGACTCGAGCTCACCGGCGACCGCCTGGAAAGCGCGTTCCTCATGGCGATGGCGGGTGACACCGCGCCGGACGTCTTTTACGTCAACTTCCGGCAGTATTACAACTACAACGATCAAGGCTTCGCTCGCCCACTCGACGACCTGATCGCGGGGGACCCCGCCTCGGTCGGGCGCATGAACCCGCTGATCGAAAAGGTCCTCCGCAGCTACGACGGCAAGATTTACGCGATGCCCTGGTACCAAGTGGCCCAGGCGCTCTATTACCGCAAGGACCACTTCGCCGAGGCCGGCCTCGACCCCGATCGCCCTCCGCAAACCTGGGAAGAGTTCTATGAATACGGCAAGAGGCTGTGCGAATCCAGGTCGGGACGTAGCGGTTTTGTCTTCTCCAAAGGCATGGGCGGGCGTGCGTATTGGTGGAGCAACTTCGTCTGGCAGGCGGGCGGTGAGGTGGTCGTCCCTTCCACTTCCCCCCTTGAGGGGGAGGTCGCTGAGCGCCGTGAATCGAAGACCCCGCGCCTTACGGGACCGGGTGAGGGGGTTCCTACTGGCGCCCAGCAAGGCGTCTGGAAGGCCGCCGTTGCCACTCCTGCAGGCGCCAAAGCGCTCGACTTCTATCGCAAGCTCGTCACCGAGACCTGGAAGGGCAAGAACGGCAAAACCTATGGCCCCGTAGCCACGCTCTCAAGCAACTGGTCGCAAGACGTCGCCGATGGGAAGGTGAGCATGTGGTTCAGCTACACGAACGATGTGCTGCTCACTATGTCCGACCTCAATCCGTCGCTTCTTGGCGTGGCCGCGCTCCCGGCGGGCCCCGCGGGACGCGCGAACGAGATCAACGCCGGCATGTGGGCGATCAACGCCAACGTCAAAGACCCCAAGAAGCTCGAAGCCTGCTGGAAGTTCATCCAGTTCTTCGCCGGCGACGAAGCGGCGCGCATCAACACCAAGATGTTCGTCGAGCTGGGTCTCGGCAACCTGGTCAGCCCAACGTGGCTCAAGAAGTTCGGCTATGCCGACCTGGCCGCGCAAGTGGACCCCGGGTACCAGAAAGCCAACGAGGACGTCTTCAAGACCGGCCACCCGGAGCCCTACGGCCGCAACTGCCAGCAGGTCTACACCATCCTCGACAACGCCCTCGACATGGCGGTCGTGGACCCGAATCGGCCTTCTCTCGACATCCTCAAAGCCGTTTCGCAGGAGATGGACCGCAAGCTCCTCGGCTACACGCCGCCGGACCTTCTGGAGCGCCAACGCGCCATGGCCAAGTGGATCCTTGGGCTGCTTTTCTTTGGGGGTTTGGGGTTTGGGGTTTGGGGGTGGCTGAAGTCTCGCGGAGCCCAGAAGGAGGTCGTCGAGCGGCTCGCCGCAGGGACGAACCGGGTGCGTGTGTGGCGGTTTGTGATGCTCTGCCTGCTTCCGGCGGGCCTCAGCGTGCTCGTCTGGAGCTATTACCCGCTGGGGCGAGGCCTCACCATCGCGTTTCAGGATTACCGCATCCTGGGTGGATCGAAGTGGGTGGGGCTCGATAACTTCGTGTCGGTTTTCACACAGCCGATCTTTTGGCGCGCGCTGCTCAACAGCTTCATCTACGTCGCCCTCACCATCGCCATCGGGTTCTTTTTGCCCATCCTCCTGGCGCTCGCGCTCAACGAAATCCCTCGGTTCAAAGTGTTCTTCAGAACGGTCTTCTATCTGCCCGCGATGACCAGCGGCATCGTCATCGCCTTCCTTTGGCGGCAGTTCTACGATAAGGCCGAGACCGGCCTGCTGAACACGCTCATCAACGTGCCGGGAGCCTTCCTTAACGATCACTTCGGGACGCACTTCGACTTGGCCAAGTACGACTGGTTGGGCGACCCCAAGCTGGCGATGTTCGCCGTCGTGCTGCCGGGCATCTGGGCGGGCGCGGGGCCGGGCTCGATCCTCTATCTGGCGGCGCTGAAGAACATCAGCGAGGAGCGCTATGAGGCGGCGGACCTGGATGGCGCGAACTGGCGGCAGAAGATCCGCTACATCACGCTGCCAGGCCTCAAACCCCTTATTCTCATCAACCTGCTCGGCGTGTTCATCGCGGGGTTCAAGGCAATGGAGAACGTGTTCGTGCTCACGGGCGGCGGGCCGCTGTATAGCACCCACACGATCGGGCTAGAAATCTGGACGAACGCGTTCATGTTCCTGAAGTTCGGCTATGCGACCGCCGCGGCGTGGGTCATGGGCGCGATCCTGATCGGCTTCACCCTGGTGCAGATCAGGAGCCTGATGAACGTGAAGTTTGGGACCGCGAAGGTGTGA
- a CDS encoding TIGR00282 family metallophosphoesterase → MSTYRILFLGDIVGKPGRKAVKDGLPSLKNELNPLFTIVNAENSAAGVGFTSDIADDLFRMGIDAITLGNHAFHKRDSYGYLDSGRAIVRPANASPRAPGRGLCFVERENVKLAVANICGRVFMDGYDDPFRTADEMLEQIGTPHVLIDFHAEATSEKTAFAWHMDGRATAVLGTHTHVPTADERVLPGGTAYITDVGMSGPIDSIIGMQREIIIGRFLTGLPARFEVAENSGVISGVAVDVQRETGRAVGIRRVRYGSGY, encoded by the coding sequence GTGTCCACCTATCGCATCCTCTTTCTGGGAGACATCGTCGGAAAGCCCGGCCGCAAGGCGGTCAAAGACGGGCTTCCGTCGCTCAAGAACGAGCTGAATCCGCTCTTTACGATCGTCAACGCCGAGAACAGTGCGGCGGGCGTCGGCTTCACCTCAGACATCGCCGACGACCTTTTCCGCATGGGTATCGACGCGATCACGCTCGGGAACCACGCCTTCCACAAGCGCGATTCCTACGGCTACCTCGACAGCGGCAGGGCCATCGTGCGTCCCGCGAACGCCTCGCCGCGCGCACCGGGCCGAGGGCTTTGCTTCGTCGAACGCGAGAATGTCAAGCTTGCCGTGGCGAACATCTGCGGGAGGGTGTTCATGGACGGGTACGACGACCCGTTTCGTACCGCCGACGAGATGCTGGAGCAGATCGGTACGCCGCACGTCCTGATCGACTTTCACGCCGAGGCCACCAGCGAAAAGACCGCATTTGCCTGGCACATGGACGGACGGGCCACCGCCGTGCTTGGCACGCACACCCACGTTCCCACCGCCGACGAGCGGGTCTTGCCTGGAGGCACGGCCTATATCACCGACGTGGGGATGTCCGGACCGATCGACAGCATCATCGGCATGCAAAGAGAGATCATCATCGGGCGATTCTTGACCGGATTGCCGGCTCGTTTCGAGGTTGCCGAGAACTCTGGTGTAATATCCGGGGTGGCTGTGGACGTCCAAAGAGAGACGGGCCGCGCAGTCGGCATTCGTCGGGTTCGATATGGAAGCGGCTATTAG